One Podospora pseudopauciseta strain CBS 411.78 chromosome 4, whole genome shotgun sequence genomic window, CAGCGCTGAAGATATCCTGCCAAAGCTTGTAGGAGCCAGAGAAGGCCTTTTTGTTGGGAGTGACGATGCTGATGCCATTGCCAAGGAAGAGTGGGTAGGCGTCGGCGACGTCTTGGGAGCTGGTGTTGTCGACGAGGACGGTCTTGGAGCCGGAGGACTTGAGGTACTCGATCAACTTGGGAGGGGCGAGGGGAacctgggaggaggaggcgagcTTGGAGGAGACATCGTTGATGGCGATAGCGGCATAGTCCGAGTTGTAGATAGCCTTcttgctggtgctgatgtAGGTGAGGACGAGCTTGGGGCTGGGTCTGCGCTGGGCGAGCGTCTCGAGCTGGCCGAGGAAGCACTTTCCTACCCCGCCAGCGCCTGAAGGGTCCCAGCTGTAAGCATCAGGTCAGGAGTAACACTGGACAGAGAGTACACATACCAATGATGGCAATGTTGACCTGTTTCGCGGCAGCCATTGTGAATTGAGCGAGGAACGGGATGGTTCTTGGGATTAAAGATGGAATTCTACAGGCCGGGACCCAAAATACGACAACAATTGCTCACACTGCATCGCGGGGTACTTTAAAATGTCGCCATGCAGCTCTGGCCCGATAGCGGACTCGCGGGGCGTGATCCTTGCATGGCGCCGGGTGGAGCCCTGGAGGTAGGATGGCGCCCCACTGTTGAACTTTTAGGTGCTAGTTCCTGGTCATTGGCTTCACAAGTTTGCGCTCTACATCAAACTCATACAGCGACACTATCAAGTCAAGATATCGCCGACAACAAGACACAGCACCCTTGTGATCTGTTATTAAACGAATCCCCAAACTCAACCAGACTCAAAAAATTAGTCAAAATGGCCgccaaaaagaacaagaagcaaaagcGCGAGGACTATCGCGCCGCCATGAAGCAGGACGATGTCCTCACCATGCCTCGCAAGAAGTTTTACCGCCAAAGAGCCCAcgccaaccccttctccgACCATCAATTAGTCTAGTGAGCCATTCCTACCTtgtaaaaaaaattaaaaaaaaattgagATTTTCAATACTAACACACAACCAGCCCACCACACCCTGACCAAATGGACTGGTCCACCCTCTATCCAGCCTATGTCGCCCAAGAAGAGTCACAGCCAGAAgccaccccatcatcaacaacagaaGACCTCTCGGCACCAGTCAAAGTAAAAAAGCTCACCCAAGACGTCGAAGTAGCCGACATAGGCTGCGGCTTCGGCGgcctcctcatcgccctcgcccCCGTCATGCCCCAaaccctcgtcctcggcctcgagaTCCGCGTGAGCGTCACCCAGTTCGTCGAGGACAGAATCAAGGTCCTCCGTCGGCAAAACGAAGAAAGCAAAGCCTACCAAAACGTGTCTGTTCTCCGCGCCAACACGATGAAGTTCTTGCCCAACTTTTTCAGGCAGGGGCAGCTGTCCAAGATTTTCATCTGTTTTCCCGACCCGCACTTCAAGGCGAGGAAGCACAAGCAGAGGATTGTGAGCACGACGCTGAATTCGGAGTATGCTTATGCGGTGAGGCcggggggggttgtgtaCACGATTACGGACGTGCCGGATTTGCATGGGTGGATGGTGCAGCATTTTGAGGCGCATCCGATGtttgagagggttggggtggaggagcaggagggggaTCCATGTGTGGAGATTATGAGGAATgcgacggaggaggggaagaaggtggagaggaacAAGGGGGAGAAGTTTGTGGCGTTGTTTAGGAGGTTGGAGGATCCTGTGTTTTAGGAAGGGATAGAACAGAAGAAGGCTTGTTTTGATAACCAATGATGAGTGACTTGTGGGTGTTGATTGGATGGTTGTACATTGTGGACAGGCAATTCATCATTTCATGGATCATACTGCCCTGGACCAGGACATATAGGCCATCAATAACTTGGTCGTATGTCCCTTTTCCCGATCGTCTAGCATGATCcaggggttagggttaaCATCTGATGTCAGAGCAGCCACAACGACCCGTGGTGCAAGGTAACCCCTGTCACTGCTACCCTGCATGGAGCTACTGACAACCACTGACGCGATACCCGCATTCCTGCCCGCTGCTATCGATagctccctcccctctctgtctctctcccaccaccacccctcgaACAAGCATCCAACGAAAAACAACATACGATGCGCCGACGACGATAACACCACCGCAATACACATGCCTGGTTCTGTCCCTCTCGAGTCTTCACATCGGCCATGGCAGCCCTTTACTACGGCATCGGCAAGAAGAAACAGCTAGCCCTCGCCGCCACAGCGAGCTTCGTCGCCTGGGGGTACGCAgtcgacctcctccctgCCTTGCGATGGGCCGGGTACGCCTTCATCGCTGGCGTCACACTATCACTCGCGGCACTGCTCGCCCTGACGGTGCTGACATCCCGGAGCGGGTACCAGTTGCGAAAACTGCGGAGTATCACCAGCCGACCGAATGGCGCTTTATTCACTGGACGAGAGAACTGGAGGAGGGAAGTTGCGGCTCTGAGACAACGACAGGGCTATGAGAAAACCTCGCTTTGCCCTGACAGTCCcaaggtggcggcggcggtggatgaGGTGCTGGGGTTTGTGATTAGGGATTTCATCCGGGTTTGGTACGGGGGTATCAGTTCGAACCCGGTGTTTGAGAATGAGGTTGACAGGGCGATCAGGGGGGCGCTGCTGAGGGTTAGGGATCGTTTGGCAGAGGTTGAtttggcgggggtggtgacgaTGAGGTTGGTGCCGATTTTGACGGCGCATTTGAGGGACTttggggaggcggagaagtcggtgagggggaggaagctgaACAGGAGTGTGACGGAGACGGAGGAGTTGGATTTGGCGATTGCGAGTAAGTACCGGGAGGGGAGGCTACATCcggcggtggggttggggtttagTGATGTCAAGACGGCGCAGCAGGATTatttgagggggttgatgggacGGGTTTTGCCAAAggtgctggggagggaggtgttggggtcGAGGGCGGTGGGGATTGTGGTTAGGGAGATTGTGGCTTGTGCGGTGTTGGggccggtgatggggttgttggcggaGCCGGATACGTGGAATCAGTTGATGGAGGGGTATGGGAGGAGTATGCTGCAGGATAGGTCGACTGTGAGGAAGCTGAGGGCGGCGTTGGATCAGCATGCTTCTCCTGCGCCGAAGACGGGGGGGAAGCAGGTGATTGCGTTTCCGaggctgggggtgggggataGCGAGAGACGGTTTGAGAAGTTTGTGAGGGCGATCAGGAAGGTGAATAACCTTTCGGATGCGAGGAGGTTTAGGAGCGAGGTTGCTAGTCAGTTGAAGAGGGATTCACAacaggagggggtggatcaGGTTTATATGAGACGGCTGGAaatggggaagaggttgttggatCAGAAGGTGCAGCATTTGGCTACTCCTGGGGATAGGAGGGGGTTCCAGCCGCAGCAGGGGGGGAGCAATGTCGTGCCTAGTGATTccaagctggagaaggcTTCTCTGACGGATTTGTTGAGGGACCCATCGGGGTTGTCTTATTTCATGGAGTATATGGATAGGCAGCGGTTGATGCCGCTGGTCCAGTTCTGGCtcgtggtggatgggttTCGGAATCCgctcgaggatgatgggctTGAGGGGGAACAGCTGCCGCTGCAGCTACCGCCATGGACAGAGTCGGATCGCCTTGATCTTGCACAGATTGATGCTGCCTACCTCAGCCGGCCTGAGCTCAAGGTCCCCGACTCTAGCAAGAGGATCATTTCCGACTTCCTCAAGGCTGGGAAGCGGGCCACGCCGGAGCAATACTACCGCGCTCGTCGTGAGATTCTACGGGCTCAGAGCGCGGTTCTGGAAGAGATGCGCGTCAAACACTTTCAAAACTTCCGCAAGTCCGAGATCTTTTACAAGGCCCTCGCTGCAGAGGAGGCCTCAAGACGCACTACCGCCTCTGTTCCCACCACAGCACTTCCCCGAGCGGCCTCATATGCcgccccatcatcatcatcatcatcaaaactACACCCCGTGTCTCGCCTAGCCCCTAGGCTACAAACCAACAATAAcccccaaaacaacaaccgaCGAGCGGGCTCGGCAACCGATCTCCGGGCCATTTCCTTCAACTCTAACGGAGGGAGCGACCTCGGCCCTTTGATGAGCTCGGTCCCTGACCTCCGCGACATCCGCCGGTCAGGTTCATTGGACGAGGGTCGGGGGTCTTATTCACCCAACCCCTTATTTGACGACGAAGTAGGAGGAACAGGGGATAACGACCCCATGGCGGACTCGATCGCGAGCCTGGACCAAGACAGCGGCAGTAACAACAATGTGCCAGACACAAAAGTCGTGCAAGCGATGGAGAGGGCGCTGAATAATATTCTTGAGGACAGCCAGCAGACACCACTAAAGGTGGAGGACCTACACGGCGGTTTATTTGGGGACGAAGACGCCGACAACGGCAACATGGACGGGGGTTTATTCGGGACAACTTCTACCACCGCAGCAGGGAAACAGCGGGCTCCGTCAGACGATAGGTCTGCCGCCAACAAGCGTGGGAGTATGGACTTGGCTACCCGATCATCACGTGGGTCGTTGGACACGACAACTACTACTACTGCTGCTACTATTACTCCTACTACTATTActacaaacaacaacaacaacaacaacaagatggAGAAACCGTCACTCGCATCGTTGGGTCTGGTGTCGGCAGCGTCAAGGATAGGGGTGTTTGTGGATGACGACTTGTTTGGTGACGAGAACAGGTTCTTGTCGGACGAGCCCTCGGACGTTGACGAAGCTAAAGACTCGGAGGATGACGTTGCTGCTGTTCACCTGGCCGCTCCGGGGGATTTGGGCCTGGCGGAGGCGATCACCAGTCTGACGAATGAGATTGACAAGCTGGTCACgcaggaggcggtggtggattcGTTGCTGAGGAAGGCGGAGTTGACGAATAATACGGCGGAGCTGAGGATCTTGAGAAAGAGCAAGGCGTCGCTGCAGAGGGAGCTGAGACGAAAAGAGCTGCAGAGGAGGCAGTATGTGATTCAGGAGAGCGATAATAGCTTGTATGGGAGGTCGACGGTGAGGATCCTGAGGGAGAttgaggtggggagggacgaggaggggaaggagttTGCGGTTTATGCGGTGGAGGTGTCGAGGAAcgcgggggagaagatgccggcggcgaggtgggtggtgaagaggaggtatAGCGAGTTTTTGGAGCTGCATCAGAAGCTGAGGGGGGGTTACCCGAGcgtgagggggttggagtttccgaggcggaggatggtgatgaagctGGAGCAGGGGTTTttgcagaagaggagggcggggttggagaggtatCTGAGcgagttgttgttgctgccggaTGTTTGCAGGAGCAGGGACTTGAGGGCGTTTCTGAGCCAGAGGGTGATTGATGGGGGGAGtaatggggaggggagcaggAAGGATATGATCAGTAGGTTGTATGACAGTGTGGcggatgggatggaggatATTTTGGGGAGTATTCCGGTTCTGGACCAGCTCAGTCTTGCGGGACAGAACCTCATTGCTGCTGCTACGAGTCAACTGTCACAGCTGCCTCTGAACGACGAGACGGTTTCGGGCACAGGGGTGGTGCTCAATGCTGCAGAAGCGGAGGCGGAACTGAACGCTTTTGAGAATGGCACTGGGGCAGGGAAGGAACTGGAACCGTTCGTCAAGCCCATCTGCGACATCTTTTTGGAGGTGTTTGAGTTGAACAAGGGGAACAACTGGCTGAGGGggagagcggtggtggtggtgctgcatCAGTTGCTGGGCGGCACGATTGAGAGGAAGCTGAGGGACAATGTCAAGAtgctggtgggggaggagcagatACTGCGGTATGTGGATATGGTCAAGGGGGTGATGTGGCCTggaggggagatggtgagggaCAAGGTTCCGAGGACGAAGCAGGAGAAGTTGAAGACGAGGACGGAGGCGAGCTTGATGCTGGCGACGCTGGTGCCGGATTTGGCGGGGAGTGTGGTGGGCAGATTGAATGCGCAGGCGGCAAGCAGGAGGGTTTTTGCTACGTTGAATAATGGGAGGTTGAAGTAAGTTTCTTTTTCTAGTGTTTTTGGGTGGAAGGCTGCAGCCCATGCATGGACGAGGCTGAGGAATGAGTACCCTATGCTAACATGCATTCTGCTTCTTGTAGCGCGCATCTGGCATTTACCTTTCTGGACGAGATCATCGACATCCTTTTCGAAGGAGCCTAGGACTTGAGAACATGGTTTATGTCCTGCATATGATTTATTACACTAGTAGTAATGGACTGGTCAGGTCAGGAGAGGTCATGCGGCATTGGGAATTTCCGGCTTAGTTGCATAGCCAATGGCGTTTTACTATTTTGGCGGCTATGATGTTGTCGATTGCTTCATAGTAGAGGGTAGATATCTATCTCCATAACACACGCCACGGGCAACGCGGCAGACAGAACTGTACAAAGACTTTATCAGACAAAATTCAGGTAAGATGCAGATCTGAGACTCGAGGCTGGGGAAACTGTGTCCTGAGTGAGATGCATACCAGCCAGTGTTTTTTGTACCGTGTGAGAAGTGATACAGCCGAGTGTTGATCGTGCCACAAAGGCTGCTTCTCTAGAAACTGTTGTACGGACCAGATTATGCCGTGGCACCCTTCAATAACAAAAACAGCACCTTATGGGCAAAAAAGCagaaagaagggaaaggagTCTTCTGTATCGCTTGGACCATCCATCCAGACGGGAGCTTTGTGTCAGGGATCTTTCGCGGCGAGCCTCCCGTTGGGTGAGCGAAGGACTTGGCGCAGGCTCTGGAGGGATTCGGCCATGTGATTGGCTCCCACACAGTGTGTCGAGTGGTGTGCGTTTGgaagttgggggggggggcatgTGAGGTCTTGCGTAGCCCCCCCAGAAACCCCCCGTCATTCTCAAGCGATTCATGCTCGTGCTCGAGCCaatttttcttcttttccacttcgctccatctccgccctccatccacccatcTCCTCTCCATCAGCTGGAGCTTTTCTCCATCTCTTTTTCCCCAGGCCTGTCATCGCCACTCTCTCCCCTCCACATTTGCGCATCATCgttcaccacccctccaatcCATCGTGCCCGTACTTACCTTTTCATCGCGTCTCTCCCCACGCGCGCCtcgtttttttgtttgtagCCTGCCCGCATCGCCCGCCCACCCAGTCACCCCGAAAGCTACCAGGTGCTGGGAGGAATTGGTCCTGGGCGCATTTATTTACACTTCAGCCGGCCAGAAGGACACCACCGGGCACCAGGCCAAGTCAACCCCACCCGCTGGACGGAGCCTTCCCTTTGACACACAGGCACAAGACCTCCGTATCACTCCACGCTCCGAGAgcttcctccctcctcttgctcGTTCATCTCaactctctctttctctctccgTCTGAATAGCTTTCACCTTGGCACGCGACCGGTCGTTCATCAGCGACAATGACTGAGGTATCGGCTACTCGTCTTTACCTGGGCAATCTGCCTCGGAATGGTAAGTTTGCTTTCGCGtcgcgctcctcctcgacaaactCGAGCGGCGCAGCGAGCTGCTCGCGAGGTGGCCACCTGGGCGTGCTTTGCTGACACTTTTGCCCATGACAGCTACCAAAGCCGATATCGAAGCTCACTTCTCCACCCATGGCACCGGTGACATTGCTGAGATCAAGCTCATGAACGGCTTCGGCTTCATCGAGTACAAGGATCCCATGGATGCACGCGATGTTGTTCCAGGTAAGCTACCCACACCCTCGCCCAAGGTGATTGACATAGTCGTAAACATCATGCTGACGTCTTGCGCGTGCTTCTAGCATTCCGTAtgttcaccatcaccccccacTGACCCTCGTACTGCTGTGGCTAACGACGATAATGTGCAAGATGGTTCGACCTTCCTTGGCGAGCGCTTGACTGTCCAGTTCGCCCGTGGTAACCGACACCGCGAAAAcaatggcggcggcggcggcggcggattCAACAACGACCGCAGCAGTGCCCCCCGGCCGCGCCGCACACCGCACCGCTTGCAGATTTCGGGACTTCCCCCAGACACCAGCTGGCAGGTCTGTTACCTctctcctgctccccctTTGGACACATTTGGACCGGGCCGAAAATTCTGGCCATGAAGGACTCCTCTGCCCCTCAGTTTACCGGTTTGGTCAGCATTGGACTCGAAGTGCATtttctgcccctcctcccccgcttGGTCCTTCCCCCTGGCATGGTTCCGTCTCCTGGATGGTGATGTTCCCATTCGGCCAGCCCCCCGTCCTTGCATAATAAGGATATGCACTCACTGCCCGAGCActcttgtttttgtttgCAATGTCTGTTTTGCGGTTGGGGATGGCATAGAGCTCCAAAGCTACGATCAAACCGGGGCTGGCGGCACCGGGCTTTCTGGACTTCGTCTTTCCGCGTCGAACCTGACAAATCCCGGCATGCACCTACCTGGACTTCCACTTACATGGGACTGGCTCTATAGGATCTCAAAGACTTTGCTCGCACACCCGGCCTTGATGTCGTCTACAGCGAAACGGGGCGCAACGGCAGTAGCGAAGGGTATGTCATTCCGATGCGCCGCACACATCACGCAAAATGCAAGTGACTAACGCGACGTGCAGATTTGTCGAGTTCGAGACGGCTGCCGACCTCCGCACAGCTGTTGAGAAGCTGAACGAGCGCGACTTCAAAGGTGTTCGCGTCACTTGCACTGCCAACGTATGTAGCCTTGCCGCTGGCCGAGTTTGCGCTGGTTGCTAACAAACACAGACTCAGGCTGACATTCCCCGTGGAGACCGCGGGCGATCCATGTCACCTCGTCGCGGGCCGGGCCGCATGAATGACTACGACCGCCGGGGTCCGCCTCGCGCATACAGTCCCCACCGCAACGGGGACTACAGGCCTGATTACCGCGACCGGTCCCCTGTTCCTCGGCGCGATTACTACGAGGACCGTGCCAGGCCCTaccgctcccctccccgccgtgGACCCCCAATGGATGACTACCCACCGGCGCGCCGCTACGATGACCCCTATCGTGGGCCGCCCCGGGACTACCCTCCTCCTGACCCGTACATGAATGGCGGCGGACGGCCCTATgatcgtcctcctcctcctcgggaCTTTGCTCCGCGGGACCCCTATGTCCGGGAGCCCTACCCTCGGGAGTATGATCGGCGTTATTAGGCGACGCCGTCACACCAACTTCCATGGACCCTACATCACCTCGCGATAGGTCTAAACAGCTCGATGTAGGTTCTTCCCAGCATGGATATAGGTCCCCTGAACCCTCAATATAGCCCACCTCGGGATAAGCCCAAGGCGCCTCTGAAGAAGCCTGTGTCGCCTGTCTCGTCTCGACATAGCCCTCGACGCAGTCCTCGGTCATCTGGATCTGAATCTTTGACAATCAGATCTGAGTTTCCAAAAGTCGGAACTCCTCCCGGTGATATCTCTCCTTGAAGTCTTCTTGAGCAATTGTATGGAGCATGTTGTTTTGGTCAGTGGTGTGCAGCCCTTTCGGCAAGCAGTCATGATTGGATTGGATGGTTTTGGCTTGGGTCAGAGACGGCACAATTGGGCGAGTTTCGGCTCAGAAGCTCTCTGTTGTTATTCGGAAGGCGTTGCACGGTTGAGCTCTGGATCAGTTTGTTATTGTGGGAGTCTTTCTCTTGGTCGGTCTTTGAAAAGTATTATCGGCGATGGCTTCTCTCGTGGTCACACACTGTTCGTGTTACCCTCGACTTTCCTTGGC contains:
- the TRM8_2 gene encoding tRNA (guanine-N(7)-)-methyltransferase (tRNA(m7G46)-methyltransferase) (EggNog:ENOG503NU0S; COG:J) — protein: MQLWPDSGLAGRDPCMAPGGALEVGWRPTVELLGASSWSLASQVCALHQTHTATLSSQDIADNKTQHPCDLLLNESPNSTRLKKLVKMAAKKNKKQKREDYRAAMKQDDVLTMPRKKFYRQRAHANPFSDHQLVYPPHPDQMDWSTLYPAYVAQEESQPEATPSSTTEDLSAPVKVKKLTQDVEVADIGCGFGGLLIALAPVMPQTLVLGLEIRVSVTQFVEDRIKVLRRQNEESKAYQNVSVLRANTMKFLPNFFRQGQLSKIFICFPDPHFKARKHKQRIVSTTLNSEYAYAVRPGGVVYTITDVPDLHGWMVQHFEAHPMFERVGVEEQEGDPCVEIMRNATEEGKKVERNKGEKFVALFRRLEDPVF
- a CDS encoding hypothetical protein (COG:A; EggNog:ENOG503P00P), translated to MTEVSATRLYLGNLPRNATKADIEAHFSTHGTGDIAEIKLMNGFGFIEYKDPMDARDVVPAFHGSTFLGERLTVQFARGNRHRENNGGGGGGGFNNDRSSAPRPRRTPHRLQISGLPPDTSWQDLKDFARTPGLDVVYSETGRNGSSEGFVEFETAADLRTAVEKLNERDFKGVRVTCTANTQADIPRGDRGRSMSPRRGPGRMNDYDRRGPPRAYSPHRNGDYRPDYRDRSPVPRRDYYEDRARPYRSPPRRGPPMDDYPPARRYDDPYRGPPRDYPPPDPYMNGGGRPYDRPPPPRDFAPRDPYVREPYPREYDRRY
- the TRM8_1 gene encoding tRNA (guanine-N(7)-)-methyltransferase (tRNA(m7G46)-methyltransferase) (COG:U; EggNog:ENOG503NVN2), which translates into the protein MAALYYGIGKKKQLALAATASFVAWGYAVDLLPALRWAGYAFIAGVTLSLAALLALTVLTSRSGYQLRKLRSITSRPNGALFTGRENWRREVAALRQRQGYEKTSLCPDSPKVAAAVDEVLGFVIRDFIRVWYGGISSNPVFENEVDRAIRGALLRVRDRLAEVDLAGVVTMRLVPILTAHLRDFGEAEKSVRGRKLNRSVTETEELDLAIASKYREGRLHPAVGLGFSDVKTAQQDYLRGLMGRVLPKVLGREVLGSRAVGIVVREIVACAVLGPVMGLLAEPDTWNQLMEGYGRSMLQDRSTVRKLRAALDQHASPAPKTGGKQVIAFPRLGVGDSERRFEKFVRAIRKVNNLSDARRFRSEVASQLKRDSQQEGVDQVYMRRLEMGKRLLDQKVQHLATPGDRRGFQPQQGGSNVVPSDSKLEKASLTDLLRDPSGLSYFMEYMDRQRLMPLVQFWLVVDGFRNPLEDDGLEGEQLPLQLPPWTESDRLDLAQIDAAYLSRPELKVPDSSKRIISDFLKAGKRATPEQYYRARREILRAQSAVLEEMRVKHFQNFRKSEIFYKALAAEEASRRTTASVPTTALPRAASYAAPSSSSSSKLHPVSRLAPRLQTNNNPQNNNRRAGSATDLRAISFNSNGGSDLGPLMSSVPDLRDIRRSGSLDEGRGSYSPNPLFDDEVGGTGDNDPMADSIASLDQDSGSNNNVPDTKVVQAMERALNNILEDSQQTPLKVEDLHGGLFGDEDADNGNMDGGLFGTTSTTAAGKQRAPSDDRSAANKRGSMDLATRSSRGSLDTTTTTTAATITPTTITTNNNNNNNKMEKPSLASLGLVSAASRIGVFVDDDLFGDENRFLSDEPSDVDEAKDSEDDVAAVHLAAPGDLGLAEAITSLTNEIDKLVTQEAVVDSLLRKAELTNNTAELRILRKSKASLQRELRRKELQRRQYVIQESDNSLYGRSTVRILREIEVGRDEEGKEFAVYAVEVSRNAGEKMPAARWVVKRRYSEFLELHQKLRGGYPSVRGLEFPRRRMVMKLEQGFLQKRRAGLERYLSELLLLPDVCRSRDLRAFLSQRVIDGGSNGEGSRKDMISRLYDSVADGMEDILGSIPVLDQLSLAGQNLIAAATSQLSQLPLNDETVSGTGVVLNAAEAEAELNAFENGTGAGKELEPFVKPICDIFLEVFELNKGNNWLRGRAVVVVLHQLLGGTIERKLRDNVKMLVGEEQILRYVDMVKGVMWPGGEMVRDKVPRTKQEKLKTRTEASLMLATLVPDLAGSVVGRLNAQAASRRVFATLNNGRLNAHLAFTFLDEIIDILFEGA